Proteins from a genomic interval of Thunnus maccoyii chromosome 1, fThuMac1.1, whole genome shotgun sequence:
- the depdc7a gene encoding DEP domain-containing protein 7, translating into MQRTPEQGMAGKPFRATYIWGSIISNLHTHVEVKRRRHNLKSYHDCFLGSEAVDVVLAHITLNRFFGDEAVPRYKAVRLCQALMDSRVFEPVGIKVFGKEKKRATFEDSSCSLYRFLSPTTSPSSLTNTKSHSTSTIESGYDSPSMNRNKNSHSPSRERQEVLSYSTHSPVKTDKSLEDVLRNLNLSSTITPQMINLGLSQELVDEVWHQQAVFRLLQLIELPLLEHLLEGKDASRPPLHSMDSDPDLLYTSSYLDREVLKAFSEAQADEWMSGAVDCLEFLPDELVVEVSRGLAGCTDDLLQCKKLLYGVLAQHYGQAEQPPLLSNHVFDIHSGISELLVNGKQEQALEALQLSLKLQDSRSREELRRLLRFMAIAAKPQEVKLHTEIENRMAVKRSFSSAIIYSRRLSKGKVDLMVLFMMDNHCDLFKIPVSLHKMVSDRIMNIVKGKDPDMITGSTYCTRVSAKAYSENAQKTTKDELWSLLRTIHENPKLSTKEKRRLLGQFYKGHPEIFVQYFGNRLSTVNTLLQ; encoded by the exons ATGCAGCGAACACCAG AACAAGGCATGGCTGGGAAGCCTTTCCGGGCCACCTATATCTGGGGCAGCATCATCTCCAATCTCCACACTCATGTGGAGGTCAAGCGCCGGCGCCACAACCTGAAATCCTACCATGACTGCTTCCTGGGCTCCGAGGCCGTAGACGTGGTGTTGGCACACATAACCTTGAACCGTTTCTTTGGTGACGAGGCGGTGCCTCGCTACAAGGCCGTCCGTCTCTGTCAGGCCCTGATGGACTCGAGGGTGTTTGAGCCAGTGGGCATTAAAGTATTTGGGAAGGAAAAGAAGCGGGCCACATTTGAAGACAGCAGTTGCAGTTTGTACAGGTTCCTGAGCCCAACAACAAGCCCCTCATCTCTGACCAACACCAAGTCCCACTCCACTAGTACCATCGAGAGCGGCTATGACTCACCAAGCATGAACAGGAACAAGAACAGCCACAGTCCGTCACGTGAAAG ACAAGAGGTGCTGAGCTACTCCACCCACTCCCctgtaaaaacagacaaatcacTGGAGGACGTGCTGAGAAATCTCAACCTGAGCTCGACCATCACCCCTCAGATGATCAACCTCGGCCTCTCACAAGAGC TTGTAGATGAGGTGTGGCACCAGCAGGCAGTGTTCAGGCTACTGCAGCTGATAGAGCTCCCTTTGTTGGAGCACTTGTTGGAGGGGAAGGACGCCTCGCGGCCTCCCTTGCACAGCATGGACAGTGACCCGGACCTGTTGTATACATCAAGCTACCTAGACAGAGAAGTTCTCAAGGCCTTCAGTGAGGCACA gGCTGATGAGTGGATGTCAGGAGCAGTGGACTGTTTGGAGTTTCTGCCTGATGAACTAGTGGTGGAGGTCAGTCGAGGTTTGGCTGGCTGCACTGACGACCTGCTCCAGTGTAAGAAGCTGCTCTACGGGGTCCTGGCTCAGCATTATGGACAAGCAGAACAGCCACCTCTGCTCAGCAACCATGTCTTCGACATACACTCTGGCATTTCGGAGCTACTCG TTAACGGGAAGCAAGAGCAAGCTCTGGAGGCTCTGCAGCTGAGCCTGAAGCTGCAGGACTCTCGTAGCAGGGAGGAGCTGCGCAGGCTCCTGAGATTCATGGCCATTGCTGCCAAACCACAGGAGGTCAAACTGCACACAGAG ATCGAGAACAGAATGGCAGTGAAAAGGTCTTTCTCAAGCGCCATCATCTACAGCAGAAGACTCTCCAAAGGAAAAGTGGACTTGATGGTCCTGTTCATGATGGATAACCACTGTGATCTGTTCAAA ATTCCTGTTTCATTGCACAAAATGGTCAGTGACAGAATAATGAATATCGTGAAAGGGAAGGATCCAGATATGATAACGG GATCAACATACTGCACAAGAGTGAGTGCTAAGGCCTACTcagaaaatgcacaaaaaaccACTAAGGATGAACTCTGGTCCTTACTCCGGACAATCCACGAGAACCCTAAACTCTCCACCAAAGAAAAGCGACGGCTGCTGGGACAGTTTTACAAAGGCCATCCGGAGATTTTTGTTCAGTACTTTGGAAATCGATTGTCCACTGTCAACACGTTGCTACAGTGA